The genomic DNA ATGTCTTCCCGTTGCGTGCCCGTCCCGGCGGAGTCCTGGAGCGCGGAGGCCATACCGAGGCCACTGTGGACATGACGCGTCTGGCAGGGCTTGCCCCGTGCGGCGTGTTGTGTGAGCTGACCAACCCTGACGGCACCATGGCCCGCCTGCCGGAGATCGTCGCTTTCGGTGAAAAGCACGGCATGCCGGTTTGTACCGTGGATGATATCGTTGCTTACCGGAAGGCGCATGAAAAGGCCGCAGCCTGATCTGTCGAATCCTGTGTTTTATGAAGAAGAGGTCGCCTTTGGGCGGCCTCTTCTATTTTTCCGGAAGTTTTATAACGGCGTTGTGTCTGCATGGGAAAACAGGCAGAGTGGGCTATGAGTACAAGTGGTTTTGGGTCGGCGTTTCCGTAAAGGCGGTGTAGGCGGATGAAACTGAGAAATGCGACATTCATTTCCTTGGGAATACTGATTCTCGCCATTTTGGGGATTCAGTTGTTTGCGGCCAATTACCGGGTCAGAGACAACTTCGAGTCTCTGGAACGGGAGATGGTTGCATCCGATGCGCGCAGGGCATTGAAAGGGATGCAGCGGGAGTTGACGTCGCTGGATACGATCCTTTGGGACTGGGCCTCCTGGGATGACATGTATGCTTTCGTTCAGGACCGGGACCAGACCTTTTTTGATGCGAACCTTGATTACAAGAGTTTTGACTTTGATATTTTTCAACTTCTGGTCCTTACCAACAATGAGGGAGAGGTCATTGCCGGCTCTGCCATTGATGCTGCCGGGGCAAGAGATGACGCCTTGCTGGAAGGAGTGCTGGAGACGCTCAAGGACTTGCCGCTTCCCAGTCTTGGCAAGGGGCGGGGGGCAGGTGGACTGATCCTTCTGCCGCAGGCCAACCTGCTGGTCGCGAGACGTCCCGTCCTGACTTCGGACGATTCCGGACCCGCCAGAGGCAGCCTGCTGCTGGCCCGCGTTGTTGACGATGCCTTTTTTCAGAGGCTTTCCATCCAGCTGGAATTGTCTGTGGTTGCGAAACCCATTCCGGCGACACCTGACAGCCGTTCGGCGCGAATAATTCACATTTTGGGCGGGCAGCCCGAAATCTCTGTCGCGGCTGAGGACAAGGACATCATCAAGGGGGAGGTCCTGCTCAACAATCTTGATGGTGTGCCCGCTTTCATGCTGTCCGTCATCGAGAGACGTCGTATTGCCGCGCAGGGGCGCAGGGTTGCGGTATATGATTCCCTTTTCCTGACTGCCGTGCTTGCCGTATTCAGTCTGCTTATTTTTTACGTTCTGCAAAAAAAGATACTTTCCCGTCTGGAGCGGTTGAACAGGGACGTGCAGCAAATGGATTTGGGTGGCACTTCCTTTGGAGCAGTCGTTGTTGACGGGCAGGATGAGATTTCGGAACTCGGGCAGAGCGTGAACAGACTGCTGGATCGCATCGCCCGGGACCATGCGGCCTTGCTTCAGGCCCATGACGGACTGGAAGAGGAAGTCTCCCGGAGAACAGCGGAATTGGAGGAAGCCAACCGGGAACTGCTTGTTCTGGACAAGGCCAAGACCCAGTTTCTTTCGTCAACGTCCCATGAGCTGCGTACGCCGCTTACTTCGATTCAGGGATTCCTCAAGCTGATGAACCGGACGTTCCGCAACAAGTATCACGCGAAGCTGGTTTCCGCCGGGGTGGAACGCCGCGTTCTTGATCGGCATATGGAAAATTATGACGTCGCCCTTGCCGAAACAAATCGGCTGCGTCTGCTTGTCGACGACCTGCTTGATCTGAACAAGATCGAAGCCGGGGTGCTTGAGTGGAGCGAAGAAGTGGTCGAGGTCGATGAGATCGTCCGTGTGGTTGAAGAACTCGGCGCGAAACTGTTTGCCAAAGAGCCTGAAGTCGAGTTTGTCGTGGAAGCCGATACCGGCGGTCTCGCGGTGTGGGTGGACCGGGTTCGGATTCAGCAGGTGTTGCAGATTCTGGTGTATAACGCATCCCGGTTTACGGACGTCGGGCAGGTGAAGCTGTCTGTACATCCCCATGGCGAGGCGGCTGTCGAGTTTTCCGTGACAGACACAGGTCAGGGGATTGCCGAGGAAGACATCAACCATGTCTTTGATATCTTTTATCGTATCCAATCCGGCGGGGAGTTGTCCGGTTCGGTTTTTGCCACCGGCCTTGGGTTGCCTCTGTGTCAGCGGATTCTGCAACACTGCGGTAGCGAGTTACAGGTCGAGTCCGAGTTCGGCAAGGGAACGAAGTTTACATTCGTGCTGCCGTTGAAGTAGTGTTTAAACTTACTGCCAATACGAAAAAGGTCCGGCGGATATATCCACCGGACATTTTGTTGTCTGATAAACACGCTTGAGCTATTTGAATATCTTCATCATGTCGCGGGTCATTTCACGATAGACGTCGGTCACGTAGACCACGCCCATGACTCTGTCGCCTTCCATTACCAGCGCCCAGTCGCGGCGGGATTTGAGGAAGGTGTCGAGCACGAGCAGGATGGGCTCGTTTGGTTTGAGCACGGGCGGATTCTTGATGAGGTAGTCGTCAAGGCGCATCTGCGTGCAGATCAGGCAGGCGTTGGCAAACTGCTGATCCCAGTCCACTTCGCCGTCCTGCTTGAGATTTTCATCCTTGAGAACCGACTGCTTGACCGCCTTGAACAGCTTCCACAGGTTGATGGTGCCCTTGAGCTTGCCGCTCTTTGTCAGAACGACGACCACCTGTGAATCCGGTGCGTCCACCATGGCTTCGCGCATGACGCGGATGGTCTCGGCCAGACTGGCATCTTCCTGTACAGTGGGAAATTCGTCGCGCATCATGTCCCATGCGCGTTTTCTGAGCATCATAGCTTCTATCTCCTTCAAATGTGCAAACGAATGTCAGACCCTCACGCTTGTATTCCTAGCCCCTTAGGCGCTTTTTGTCCATATCGCAAGTGACTTGTGCAACGGCTTGACTTGGCGGGCGTCGCGGGGAACAGTCCGGACATGAAAATGCGAAAAGCGGTTTTTACCGTATTCATGATCCTGTTTCTGTCCCATCCGGCCCATGGCGGGCTGAAAATGCCTTTTGGTCCCGGTGAAAAATTGACCTACGAGATTCACTGGACGTTCATCCATGCGGGTGACGCCGTGCTTGAGGTCATGCCCGATACCGAGATGAACGGCGTTCTGGCGCGTCACTTCAAGGCCACGGCCAAGACTGTTCCATGGGTGGATAAATTCTACAAGGTCAGGGATTTCATGGATGCGTGGACCGATCTCGATGTGACGCATGCGCTTCGTTACAAGAAAGATCAGAATGAGGGGAAATATCACAAGAAGGTTGATCTCATATTTGATCGCGAACCCAGCCAGACCCGCCGATACGTGCGCGGCGACCTCAAGCACACGCTGGAACAGCCGCTGGATGTCTTTGATCCCATGTCCGTGCTGTTCAGTTTCCGCAAGCAACCGCTGTACAAGACCATGCGCTTCAAATCCAATGTCACGGACGGCAAGAAGAGCGTGGTGGGCGAGGCATATGTCGAGGGAATGGACGATATCGAGACCCCCATGGGCGTGATCCGCTGTTTCCGTGTCCGCCTCGACGTCAAGCATATTTCCGGCGTGTTCAAGAAGAGCAAAGATGCGGAGCTGCTTGTCTGGTTCTCTGCCGATGAGCGGCGTCTTCCGGTCAAGGTCCGGTCCAAGGTCGTGGTCGGGCATTTCACCCTTGAGTTGGTGGACTATCAGCCGCCGTCAGCGGATGGACAAGCTGCGGTTGGCGAGTAGCGTTTTCAGGCCCTCTGGCCCTGACTATTCCGTCACGTCGTAGACGCGGATTTTGTTGCTGCGCGGAAATTCCCTTTTGAGCAGGGTCTTGAGCAGTTTTTTGAGGCCTTTCGTGTCGACGTCGAACGTTTCCTGCCTGAAACCGTTTTCCCTTACTGAAAAACTGTCTGTCGCCGTACGCATGATGACGACCGATCTGTCCCGTTTGTATGTACGCAGATCGATACCGCTGCCGATGGCGGTCTTTTTCAGCCGTGTCAGAATGTTCGGGATGGCCCCGGCTTTGTCGATCATATCTTCTTGCGTATGATGTGGATGTCCGCTTCTGCCGGACCGAGGTCGTAGAGCCGGATTTTCGTGGAGCGCGGGAATTCGCGTTTCAGCAGGTTTTTCAGGAGCTTTTTCATCTTTGAAAGCGGCACCAGAAATCGTTCTTCGAAGAAGCCTTTTTCCACGACGTCGAATTCGTTTTCACCCGTGCGGGCGATCACGACGGACCGGTTGCGCTTGTAGGTCCGCAGGTCGATAGCGTGCCCCTGCGGCAGCTTTTTGAGTTTTCGCATGACGGTTTCTATGGCGGTTGCCTTGTCGATCATGCATATAACAATAGACAGTACGGTGAATCCGTGTCAATTGAGCCACTCACCGAAACCCGGAGGATATATGTCCCTCAAGAAAGACGACGTCATACAATGTGAAATCGAATCCCTCGCCTTTGGCGGCAGGGGAGTTGCCCGCGTAGATGGCATGGCCGTGTTCGTTGCCGGAGGATTGCCCGGAGATACCGTCTCAGCCCGCATCGTCAAGGCGAAGAAACGTTTTGCCGAAGCCGTGACCGAATCCATTGTCACGCCGTCTGACCGCCGTGTGCAGCCGGAATGCCCGCACTTCGGAACCTGCGGCGGCTGTGCCATTCAGGATCTCGACTATTCCGAGCAGCTTGCCCAGAAGGCAGCACAGGTCGAAAGCGCACTGTTCCGCATCGGCGGCGTGGAATCGCTGGTCATGGACGAACCTGTGGCCTCTCCCGAGATCTGGAATTACCGCAACAAGATGGAGTTCGCCTTTGAGCAGCGCCCTGACGGTGTGCACCTCGGTCTGCGCGGTCAATTGCCAGCCGGGGAAAAAGGACTCGCTCCTGTCCTCGATATCGACGAGTGTCACCTCTGTGATGCGTGGGATGTCGAAATCATGAAGTTCGTTCGTGAGTTCTGTCAGGAGTCCGGTGTGGCAGCCTACCATCCCCAGACCCGTTCCGGTTTCTGGCGGCACCTTGTCATCCGCCATACTTCCATGGGCGAAGTCATGGTCCACCTCATCACCACTGCGGACGAGCGCAAGTACAGTCTCGTCAAGACCCTCGGCGAGCAGTTTGTCGAGCGTTTTCCGGAAATGGCCGCTTTTGCCCATTCCACTCGTGAACGCCGTTCCACGCTTGCTTTCGGTGAGCATATTCAGTCCCGGCTCGGACAGAAATTCGTGGAAGAGCGGCTGACTTCCGGCGACCGCGAGGTCCGGTATCACATTTCTCCCAACGCCTTTTTCCAGACGAATTCGGCCGGGGCAGCCAAGCTGTTCGGCACTGTTGCCGAGTACGGTGAGTTCACCGGTTCCGAAACCCTGCTCGATCTCTACTGTGGGGCCGGGGCCATCGGTATTTTTCTTGCCGACAAGGTGCGGCAGGTCATCGGCTATGAGCTGAACGAGGAGTCCGTGTCCAAGGCATGGGCCAGCGCCAAGCTGAACAGGCTCAACAACTGTGAATTCGTCGCAGCCAGCCTTGACCGCGGCATTGATGATCTGTCCGATCTTCCCAAGCCCGACGTGATCGTCGTGGACCCGCCGCGTTCCGGCATGCAGGAACGGACCGCTGAGGACATCCTCAAGCTCGCGCCCGCAAAGATTATCGCGGTCTCCTGCGATCCCGCGACTCTCGCCCGTGACGTGAAGCGCCTCGCCGCAAAGTACGAACTCAAGCGCGCCCGTGCCGTGGACATGTTCCCGCACACGCACCACATCGAAACCGTGGCCCTGCTCGTACGGAAATAGATATTGCATTCAATACCGCAAAAGCGGGGAGAAGAGGTACGCCTCTTCTCCCCGCTTTCTTTTGGTCTTTGCATTGGAAAATCAGTGTGACCGTAAACGGAAAGCCCCACCGAAGGCGCACCAAAAAGCTTTGGAGATTCTTAAGAACCCTTCACGACAAATCTGCACGACAGCAGTTTTGGGCGTTGCGGCTTCCGCAACGGGCCGAAGGCCCGAGCCCCAGGACGGGGCGAGTCCAAGGTTCTTGGGCCGCCGGAGGCAATCCCCTCCCGGCTTAGCCTTTTTCGGGCAGTGTGAATCCGATGAAGGTGTAGCCTGCGATGGTTACGTGACTGACGTCCGTGGCGACATGCCCGAGCAGGATCATGCCGAGGGCGTTGAGGTCTTCTTCCCCCAGCTTTGCAGGACAGCAGACTTCCTGTGCGACCAGCTCGTCGGCTTCGCTGGAGAATCGGGTGCCGCCGGACGCTTCGACGCCGAGTCCGTTTTGGGTCTGGCGTATGGTGAAGGTGACCGGGCCGGAATAGTCGATCTGCCTGCATTCTTCACGCATGTAGAGGAATACTTCTTCGCAGGCGAGTTCCAGATACTTGAGACGATCCTGATCCAGCTTGAACCGGCTGATCCTGTCTGTGAGGAGCTGCTTGAAGTGCGGGAGCTCCGTCAGCTTGGGGAGCGTGGTGATGCGGACGCCGCGTTCTATGCTGATGCGGGTCGCGACGGTCAGGACGATGGCCACGATGCCGCCGAGAGCCACGCCGTTGTGTGTCAGGGGCGCAAGATAATCGGGAAATTCAGCGGGAAAGAAATCGCCCCGTTCCGAGATCAGCCCCGCGCATAGGGAGAGTCCCGCGATCAGTCCGTTGCGGTGGTTCATTTCCATGGCCACCAGCTTCATGCCTGCCGAGAAAAGATGGCCCACGAGCACCACGCCCACGCCGCCGATAACGGGTTGCGGCAGGTTGATGAGCAGGTGCAGCATCTTGGGTGACAGCGAGATGGCGACAAGCAGCAGCGAGGCCACAACCGCGACCCTGCGGGTTGCCGTGCCGGTCATTTCCATGAGCGGGATGTTGGCGGAATGGGAGGTGGAGGGCATTGCACAGGCCAGCCCTGAAAGGATGATTGACGCGCCGTTTGCGTAAAGCCCGCCCTGTACCGCGTCATAATCGATTTTCTTTTTGCCCGGTGAGGTGACCTGTTGCAGAACCATGGCGTCGCCGGTGTATTTCACGCTGGTGGCGAAAATGGCGAGGACGAATGTGAGTAGCAGGGTCCAGTGTTCGGGACTTGTCGTTGAAAATTGGAGTCCGGGCCAGTGTGTCATTGCAAAGCCCAGCCATGGGGAATCAGACAGGTCGGGCAGTACCGGAAGCCCTGCGATCGCTGCAAAGCCGCATCCCGCCAGAATGCCCAGCGGCAGGCTCCACGGGCGCAGCTTGCGCCTGCCGAACCATTCGATGACGATCATGACCGCGATGGTCATGGCTCCGGTCAGTATTTTCATGTCTCCGGTCCAGGCGAGTGCCATGTTGGCATTGGTCCATGTGGAGATCGAATCCTTGAGCAGGCCGACCACGGCGAGCATGATGATGACTCCGCCGACAGTGGGCGTCAGGATGTGGCGCAGGAAGCGGATGCAATAGCTGAAAGCGAGCTGGAACGGTGCGGACAGGAGTACCATGGCCGCGAACAGGGAGCCGCCGCCGAGTTCGAATGCGGAGTGGGCGCATGCCATGAATGCGCCGGACGTGCCCATGAACATGGGTGAGCCGAGGCCGAAATGCTTGCCGCGAAAAAGCTGCATAAGTGTGGCCGCTGCGGCGCACAGGGTTGTCGCGCTGATGAAGTAGTGGGCGCTGCCGGAGCTGAGGTTGTAGATGTTTACCAGCATGACCGGCACCAGAATGATGCCGGAAAACAGCACGATGACATGCTGTGCCGCAAGCAGCAGGACTATACCCGGCGAAGTCTGGGGGTGGCCGGAGTCGTCTTTATTGGACAGGGAAGCCATGAATTCCCGATATCACAGGGGGATGGATGTGTCCATGTCCGCGGCTCCGGGAGCTACCCGAGGAACGGATTGAAATATCCGTATTCAATCCACGGCAGGGCTTTTTTCAGTCGCCGCTTGAAGTTCATGAAGCCCATGCAGGGCGAGTGACCAAAGGGTTTCATGAGTTTCAGGTACAGCTCCGGATCAAGGTTGAGGTTCCGCAACTGGATGAAGTCGTATCGGCAGGACTCGCCGAGTTCCACCAGTGCGTCGAATTCCTCTTCCGTGTCCGTGATGCCGGGGAAATAGAGCAGGTTCAGGGAAACGAACAGGCCGACATCATGCGCCTTGGCAATGGTTTCGCGGACGTCCTCGAAGGTGTAGCCCTTGGGACGGTAATAGGCCTCATATGGTCCCTTGCGTGCCGAGTTCAGGCTGACGCGGATGGAGTTCACGCCTGCGATTTTCAGGGCGGGCATGGTCTGGTGCAATGAACCGTTGGTGTTGACGTTGACCGTGCCGGTTCCGCCGTCTGCGCGATATTGCTTGATCGAATCGCAGATCAGTTCGGCCTCGGTGAGCGGTTCGCCTTCACATCCCTGCCCAAAGGAAAAGATGGGGCGACGTTCGCGTGATTCGTGGCGGCGCATGATCTGCACGATCTCTTCCGCCGTGGGCG from uncultured Pseudodesulfovibrio sp. includes the following:
- a CDS encoding CHASE4 domain-containing protein; the protein is MKLRNATFISLGILILAILGIQLFAANYRVRDNFESLEREMVASDARRALKGMQRELTSLDTILWDWASWDDMYAFVQDRDQTFFDANLDYKSFDFDIFQLLVLTNNEGEVIAGSAIDAAGARDDALLEGVLETLKDLPLPSLGKGRGAGGLILLPQANLLVARRPVLTSDDSGPARGSLLLARVVDDAFFQRLSIQLELSVVAKPIPATPDSRSARIIHILGGQPEISVAAEDKDIIKGEVLLNNLDGVPAFMLSVIERRRIAAQGRRVAVYDSLFLTAVLAVFSLLIFYVLQKKILSRLERLNRDVQQMDLGGTSFGAVVVDGQDEISELGQSVNRLLDRIARDHAALLQAHDGLEEEVSRRTAELEEANRELLVLDKAKTQFLSSTSHELRTPLTSIQGFLKLMNRTFRNKYHAKLVSAGVERRVLDRHMENYDVALAETNRLRLLVDDLLDLNKIEAGVLEWSEEVVEVDEIVRVVEELGAKLFAKEPEVEFVVEADTGGLAVWVDRVRIQQVLQILVYNASRFTDVGQVKLSVHPHGEAAVEFSVTDTGQGIAEEDINHVFDIFYRIQSGGELSGSVFATGLGLPLCQRILQHCGSELQVESEFGKGTKFTFVLPLK
- a CDS encoding CBS domain-containing protein produces the protein MMLRKRAWDMMRDEFPTVQEDASLAETIRVMREAMVDAPDSQVVVVLTKSGKLKGTINLWKLFKAVKQSVLKDENLKQDGEVDWDQQFANACLICTQMRLDDYLIKNPPVLKPNEPILLVLDTFLKSRRDWALVMEGDRVMGVVYVTDVYREMTRDMMKIFK
- a CDS encoding DUF3108 domain-containing protein gives rise to the protein MKMRKAVFTVFMILFLSHPAHGGLKMPFGPGEKLTYEIHWTFIHAGDAVLEVMPDTEMNGVLARHFKATAKTVPWVDKFYKVRDFMDAWTDLDVTHALRYKKDQNEGKYHKKVDLIFDREPSQTRRYVRGDLKHTLEQPLDVFDPMSVLFSFRKQPLYKTMRFKSNVTDGKKSVVGEAYVEGMDDIETPMGVIRCFRVRLDVKHISGVFKKSKDAELLVWFSADERRLPVKVRSKVVVGHFTLELVDYQPPSADGQAAVGE
- the rlmD gene encoding 23S rRNA (uracil(1939)-C(5))-methyltransferase RlmD, with the protein product MSLKKDDVIQCEIESLAFGGRGVARVDGMAVFVAGGLPGDTVSARIVKAKKRFAEAVTESIVTPSDRRVQPECPHFGTCGGCAIQDLDYSEQLAQKAAQVESALFRIGGVESLVMDEPVASPEIWNYRNKMEFAFEQRPDGVHLGLRGQLPAGEKGLAPVLDIDECHLCDAWDVEIMKFVREFCQESGVAAYHPQTRSGFWRHLVIRHTSMGEVMVHLITTADERKYSLVKTLGEQFVERFPEMAAFAHSTRERRSTLAFGEHIQSRLGQKFVEERLTSGDREVRYHISPNAFFQTNSAGAAKLFGTVAEYGEFTGSETLLDLYCGAGAIGIFLADKVRQVIGYELNEESVSKAWASAKLNRLNNCEFVAASLDRGIDDLSDLPKPDVIVVDPPRSGMQERTAEDILKLAPAKIIAVSCDPATLARDVKRLAAKYELKRARAVDMFPHTHHIETVALLVRK
- a CDS encoding solute carrier family 23 protein, giving the protein MASLSNKDDSGHPQTSPGIVLLLAAQHVIVLFSGIILVPVMLVNIYNLSSGSAHYFISATTLCAAAATLMQLFRGKHFGLGSPMFMGTSGAFMACAHSAFELGGGSLFAAMVLLSAPFQLAFSYCIRFLRHILTPTVGGVIIMLAVVGLLKDSISTWTNANMALAWTGDMKILTGAMTIAVMIVIEWFGRRKLRPWSLPLGILAGCGFAAIAGLPVLPDLSDSPWLGFAMTHWPGLQFSTTSPEHWTLLLTFVLAIFATSVKYTGDAMVLQQVTSPGKKKIDYDAVQGGLYANGASIILSGLACAMPSTSHSANIPLMEMTGTATRRVAVVASLLLVAISLSPKMLHLLINLPQPVIGGVGVVLVGHLFSAGMKLVAMEMNHRNGLIAGLSLCAGLISERGDFFPAEFPDYLAPLTHNGVALGGIVAIVLTVATRISIERGVRITTLPKLTELPHFKQLLTDRISRFKLDQDRLKYLELACEEVFLYMREECRQIDYSGPVTFTIRQTQNGLGVEASGGTRFSSEADELVAQEVCCPAKLGEEDLNALGMILLGHVATDVSHVTIAGYTFIGFTLPEKG